The following coding sequences lie in one Cannabis sativa cultivar Pink pepper isolate KNU-18-1 chromosome 5, ASM2916894v1, whole genome shotgun sequence genomic window:
- the LOC115717144 gene encoding uncharacterized protein LOC115717144, with product MDCDHRNRSVTKDDVITKLKDDGDFDKLRLNIIRKLKDHVELREKMSSIVRQSPALNRLGAEIMKPRQLSDAIYQDVGDELMNQISEGLWGIIRSNDVVKSEIKETVQSVYNRLTNPEVKVEVESSTSQILPVQKKDNDKDLILVPSSKAMLSENESHEPPGFSVSHKHLKRKIKDLKPSLRHEKRQVADQLGGPVILQEKLERGHVDHGESPTLSVGKEYQKPDCCTDEDPDVPPGFG from the exons ATGGATTGCGATCACAGAAATCGAAGTGTTACCAAGGACGATGTGATAACCAAGCTCAAAGACGACGGCGATTTTGATAAGCTCCGTCTCAATATCATTCGCAAGCTTAAGGACCAT GTCGAATTGCGGGAAAAAATGAGTTCTATTGTGAGGCAATCGCCCGCTCTTAATCGTTTAGGTGCTGAGATCATGAAACCAAGGCAACTTTCGGATGCTATTTATCAAGATGTTGG GGACGAACTAATGAACCAGATTTCTGAGGGGCTGTGGGGAATTATTAGATCAAATGATGTGGTTAAAAGTGAAATTAAAGAGACTGTTCAATCTGTCTACAACAGACTAACGAACCCAGAAGTGAAAGTGGAGGTTGAATCCTCAACATCTCAGATACTGCCAGTTCAAAAGAAAGATAATGATAAGGATTTGATACTTGTTCCATCCAGTAAAGCAATGTTGTCTGAAAATGAGTCACACGAACCACCTGGATTCTCAGTCTCCCATAAACATTTGAAGAGAAAAATTAAGGATCTGAAACCGTCTTTACGCCATGAAAAAAGACAGGTGGCTGATCAGCTGGGAGGGCCTGTTATATTACAGGAGAAGCTTGAGCGTGGTCATGTTGATCATGGTGAGTCACCCACTTTATCTGTTGGTAAGGAATACCAGAAACCAGATTGCTGTACTGATGAGGACCCCGATGTGCCTCCTGGTTTTGGATGA
- the LOC115717951 gene encoding subtilisin-like protease 4 has protein sequence MAPTSFFYLIFVLSFFLVIASASQTTKSSNLQNYIIQVRQPKGRVLSQSDDLESWYKSFLPVRTAASSDNKPHIIYSYRNVMSGFAARLTHDQVRAIENKDGFVSARPQKIFKKLTTHTPDFLGLHQQTGFWRESNFGKGVIIGVLDGGIFPGHPSFSDAGIPPPPAKWKGRCDFNVSECSNKIIGARSFNLAAKATKGGATEPPLDEDGHGTHTASTAAGRFVNYANVLGNAKGTSVGMAPYAHLAIYKVCFGEDCPDIDILAGLDAAVEDGVDVLSISLGIEPTTLFNDSIAIGSFAAIQKGIFVSCSAGNSGPFNSTLSNEAPWILTVGASTIDRKIVATTKLGNGEAFDGETIHRGDFPPTYSPLVYSGMNGKSESAFCAEGSLKDINVKGKVVACERGGGIGRIAKGEEVKSAGGAAMILLNQETDGVSTEADVHALPAAHVSFSNGLKIKAYINSTATPTATLLFKGTVIGDSYAPVVASFSSRGPSLASPGILKPDIIGPGVSILAAWPFRLDNDTNPNSAFNIMSGTSMSCPHLSGIAALLKSSHPYWSPAAIKSAIMTTADVVNLEGKAILDETLAPADIFAIGSGHVNPTRANDPGLVYDLQPDDYIPYLCGLGYKDEEVGIIAHRQINCSEESPIPEGELNYPSFSVTLGPSQVFTRTVTNVGDAYSTYTVKVVAPDGVYVSVKPKKLYFTKVNQKAQYEVSFSNIASSGKSNAYGQGFLAWVSVKHYVRSPISVKFQ, from the coding sequence ATGGCTCCAACTTCTTTCTTCTACCTTATTTTTGTGCTCAGCTTCTTTCTTGTCATCGCATCTGCCTCTCAAACTACCAAGTCTAGCAATTTACAGAACTACATCATCCAAGTACGCCAACCAAAGGGCAGAGTCCTTTCCCAATCAGATGACTTGGAGAGTTGGTACAAATCTTTTCTGCCAGTTAGAACTGCTGCAAGCTCAGACAACAAGCCTCATATTATATATTCATACCGAAATGTAATGAGTGGGTTCGCAGCAAGGCTGACACATGATCAAGTGAGAGCAATCGAAAACAAAGATGGTTTTGTATCAGCACGCCCtcaaaagatattcaagaaactAACAACACACACACCCGACTTCTTGGGACTGCACCAGCAGACAGGATTTTGGAGAGAGTCAAATTTTGGGAAGGGAGTGATCATTGGAGTACTAGATGGTGGAATTTTTCCAGGCCATCCTTCGTTTAGTGATGCGGGAATACCTCCCCCACCCGCTAAATGGAAGGGGAGGTGTGATTTCAACGTGTCTGAGTGCAGCAACAAAATAATAGGTGCGAGGTCATTCAACTTGGCAGCCAAGGCAACAAAGGGAGGGGCAACTGAGCCACCACTTGATGAGGACGGACATGGGACACACACTGCAAGTACAGCAGCAGGAAGGTTTGTGAACTATGCAAATGTTCTAGGAAATGCCAAAGGCACATCAGTTGGCATGGCTCCTTATGCTCATTTGGCAATATACAAAGTGTGCTTTGGAGAAGATTGTCCCGACATCGATATACTGGCTGGTCTTGACGCAGCAGTTGAGGATGGTGTAGATGTGCTCTCGATCTCCCTTGGTATAGAACCAACTACACTTTTCAACGACAGCATTGCTATAGGCTCATTTGCGGCAATCCAAAAAGGAATATTTGTAAGTTGCTCGGCTGGGAATTCTGGCCCTTTTAACAGCACTTTATCTAATGAAGCCCCTTGGATTCTCACAGTAGGAGCAAGCACCATAGATCGAAAAATAGTAGCCACAACAAAACTAGGAAATGGAGAAGCGTTTGATGGTGAAACCATCCACAGAGGAGACTTTCCTCCAACATATTCACCTCTTGTTTATTCTGGCATGAATGGCAAATCAGAGTCTGCATTTTGTGCTGAAGGGTCATTGAAAGATATCAATGTCAAAGGTAAGGTGGTAGCCTGTGAGAGAGGAGGGGGAATtggaagaattgccaagggggAAGAAGTCAAAAGCGCTGGAGGAGCTGCGATGATTCTCTTAAATCAAGAAACCGATGGTGTTAGTACAGAAGCAGATGTTCATGCTCTTCCAGCAGCACATGTCAGCTTTAGCAATGGACTAAAGATTAAAGCCTACATAAACTCAACGGCAACACCAACAGCAACACTATTATTTAAAGGAACTGTCATTGGGGACTCATACGCTCCTGTTGTTGCTTCTTTCTCATCAAGAGGCCCTAGCCTGGCTAGTCCTGGAATTTTGAAACCAGACATCATTGGACCAGGTGTCAGCATTCTTGCAGCTTGGCCATTCCGTCTTGACAATGACACAAATCCAAATTCTGCTTTCAACATAATGTCCGGCACATCAATGTCATGCCCACATCTCAGTGGAATAGCAGCTCTGCTCAAGAGCTCTCACCCTTACTGGTCACCAGCTGCCATTAAATCTGCTATAATGACTACTGCTGATGTTGTAAATCTAGAAGGCAAAGCCATTCTTGATGAAACACTTGCCCCTGCAGACATCTTCGCCATTGGTTCAGGCCATGTCAATCCAACAAGGGCAAATGACCCAGGACTAGTCTACGATCTTCAACCTGATGATTACATTCCTTATCTCTGTGGCCTAGGTTACAAAGATGAAGAAGTAGGAATTATTGCACACAGACAAATAAATTGCTCAGAAGAATCTCCTATACCTGAAGGAGAGCTAAACTACCCTTCATTTTCTGTCACACTAGGACCATCTCAAGTGTTCACAAGGACGGTGACCAATGTTGGTGATGCATATTCAACTTACACAGTCAAGGTTGTTGCACCAGATGGAGTCTATGTGAGTGTTAAACCCAAAAAGCTTTACTTCACAAAAGTGAACCAAAAAGCACAATATGAAGTGTCTTTCAGCAACATTGCTTCAAGTGGGAAAAGCAATGCCTATGGTCAAGGATTTCTGGCATGGGTTTCTGTCAAACACTATGTTAGGAGTCCAATCTCTGTTAAATTTCAGTAA
- the LOC115717950 gene encoding subtilisin-like protease 3, protein MEIKRQWTMLDHFVYLLPLMSIVVFSGSAALAEEETLNTYIVHVKKPQHYDLFDHSTKDLNTWYDSFLPSTTTTTTTSSSNQHTRLVHTYHNVATGFAARLTAEEAKALAAKDDVLSAKPQQVFSLHTTRTPTFLGLRQGLGLWKESKLGQGVIVGVLDTGIFPNHPSFSDEGVPPPPPKWKGTCEFSSGVCNNKLIGAKNFVTDPKTGVVESQPPFDEEGHGTHTSSTATGNFVPGASVYGNANGTAVGIAPYAHLAMYRVCSEAGCAESDILAALDAAVADGVDVLSLSLGGGSAPFFADSVAVGAFAAIRKGIFVSCSAGNEGPDYFTLSNEAPWILTVGASTIDRKIKANVKLGNGEELEGESLFQPKDFDQTKLLPLVYSGASGNESAAFCDVGSLQSEVVAGKIVVCERGGGVARIDKGVEVKRAGGAAMILLNQKPDGFTTLADAHVLPASNVAFVSSLKIKAYINSTLSPMATILFKGTVIGDLHAPSVSSFSSRGPSGASPSILKPDIVGPGVSILAAWPVSVDNSSTVPFNIISGTSMSCPHLSGIGALLKSSHPDWSPAAIKSAILTTADVNNIGGNPILDETASSADIFATGAGHVNPSKANNPGLIYDIAPEDYIPYLCGLNYTDDQVSLITQQAVKCSQVTSIPEYELNYPTISVILSQYPLNFTRIVTNVGEPNSTYTVEYVTPAGTKISIDPPTLSFTEVNQKLEYSISIFPEDKPGIIDKGFSQGYLRWVSAKYSVRSQISIIFGI, encoded by the exons atggAGATTAAACGACAATGGACGATGTTGGATCACTTTGTCTACCTTCTTCCTTTAATGTCAATTGTCGTTTTCAGTGGTTCAGCTGCTCTAGCTGAAGAAGAGACCTTAAACACATACATTGTTCACGTCAAAAAGCCACAACACTACGATCTATTTGATCATTCAACTAAGGATTTGAACACTTGGTACGACTCATTTTTACCATCTAcaactactactactacaaCCTCAAGCTCAAACCAGCACACACGTTTGGTTCACACATACCATAATGTTGCCACCGGGTTCGCAGCTAGATTGACGGCTGAGGAGGCCAAAGCCTTGGCAGCCAAAGACGACGTCCTTTCAGCTAAACCGCAACAAGTCTTTTCTTTACACACCACTCGTACTCCTACCTTTTTGGGACTTCGTCAAGGGTTAGGATTGTGGAAAGAGTCCAAATTAGGCCAAGGTGTCATTGTAGGGGTTCTTGACACTGGAATCTTCCCCAACCATCCTTCCTTCAGCGACGAAGGAGTCCCACCTCCACCACCAAAATGGAAAGGCACGTGCGAGTTTTCTAGCGGTGTGTGTAACAACAAACTGATTGGTGCTAAGAATTTTGTTACCGATCCAAAAACAGGGGTCGTTGAAAGCCAGCCTCCTTTTGATGAGGAAGGACATGGAACTCACACATCTAGTACAGCTACAGGGAACTTCGTCCCTGGAGCTAGTGTGTACGGAAATGCCAATGGCACAGCTGTTGGTATAGCGCCATACGCTCATTTGGCGATGTACAGAGTATGCAGTGAAGCAGGTTGTGCAGAATCTGACATTTTGGCTGCGCTTGATGCTGCTGTGGCTGATGGCGTCGATGTTCTTTCTCTCTCCCTTGGCGGTGGCTCAGCTCCTTTCTTTGCTGACTCTGTAGCTGTTGGTGCCTTCGCAGCCATCCGAAAAGGTATTTTTGTAAGCTGCTCGGCAGGGAACGAAGGTCCTGATTACTTCACTCTCTCGAACGAAGCTCCTTGGATTCTAACAGTCGGAGCTAGCACCATAGACCGAAAAATTAAAGCCAATGTGAAGCTCGGAAATGGAGAAGAACTCGAGGGAGAGTCTCTGTTCCAGCCAAAGGATTTCGACCAAACAAAATTGTTACCACTTGTCTACTCGGGAGCTAGTGGTAACGAGTCCGCTGCTTTTTGTGATGTGGGCTCACTTCAAAGTGAAGTTGTAGCAGGAAAAATTGTGGTTTGTGAAAGAGGTGGTGGCGTAGCGAGAATCGACAAAGGTGTAGAAGTGAAGAGAGCTGGCGGCGCTGCCATGATTCTGTTGAACCAAAAGCCAGATGGATTCACTACTTTAGCTGACGCTCATGTTCTTCCAGCTAGTAATGTTGCCTTCGTCTCTTCATTGAAGATTAAAGCTTATATAAACTCAACATTATCACCAATGGCTACAATCTTGTTTAAAGGAACTGTGATCGGAGATTTGCATGCTCCATCAGTGTCTTCATTCTCGTCGAGAGGCCCAAGTGGGGCCAGTCCTTCAATCTTGAAACCAGACATTGTAGGACCCGGTGTTAGTATCCTAGCTGCATGGCCGGTTTCGGTAGACAATAGTTCAACCGTACCGTTTAACATAATTTCAGGTACTTCTATGTCTTGCCCACATCTCAGTGGTATTGGAGCTTTGCTGAAGAGTTCTCACCCTGATTGGTCTCCGGCCGCCATTAAATCTGCCATTCTCACAACTGCCGACGTCAACAACATCGGTGGAAATCCCATTTTGGACGAAACG GCTTCCTCAGCAGACATTTTCGCCACCGGGGCAGGCCATGTAAACCCCTCCAAGGCAAACAATCCAGGTCTTATATATGACATTGCACCAGAAGATTACATACCCTATCTTTGTGGATTGAACTATACAGACGATCAAGTCTCTCTCATCACCCAACAAGCAGTAAAATGCTCTCAAGTGACAAGTATACCAGAATATGAGCTGAACTATCCCACCATTTCCGTAATTCTTAGCCAATACCCTCTGAACTTTACAAGGATCGTGACTAATGTGGGTGAGCCTAACTCAACTTATACTGTAGAGTATGTTACACCGGCTGGAACTAAAATTAGCATCGACCCTCCAACACTTAGTTTCACAGAAGTGAACCAGAAGCTTGAATATTCTATTAGTATTTTCCCTGAAGACAAGCCTGGGATCATTGACAAGGGCTTTTCTCAAGGATATTTGAGATGGGTTTCTGCTAAGTACTCTGTTAGAAGCCAAATATCTATCATATTTGGGATTTGA
- the LOC115715977 gene encoding subtilisin-like protease has translation MEITKRQWRMVEFFYPILLSSVLILNYGTIMATAAGEGKTSGGGGGKKTYIVYVKRPDNMQPLSSGRNPLDPYYQTFLPSTISTMSTDGGESSGGAVFHGFGSGGGVGSGGTDQRMVHTYHTVATGFAATLTEEEAKQVASKDGVISAAPEKVYSLHTTRSPDFLGLRQGLGLWDTAKLGAGITIGVLDTGIKPDHPSFGDEGMLPPPLKWKGRCHFPGRHVCNKKLIGAMNLVSDDSTGKRLAVAPSDDEGHGTHTASTAAGNFVKGANVFGNANGTAAGMAPRAHVAAYKVCGVEGCKESDILAGIEAAINDGVDVLSMSIGGGDVEPFHANAVAIGSFSAIRKGVFVSVSAGNSGPDHYTLSNEAPWLLTVGASTIDRKFKASVKIGNGESLEGQSLNQPKSLNSAAMVPLVYGGSSKVNGSNFCDNNTLTSDVVSGKIVACDRGGILGRVMKGVEVKRAGGVGMILMNRKQDGAVTSADAHVLPATHVSYAEGQKLMAYIKSTTSPTASILFEGTVIGDKNAPAVAAFSSRGPSKTSAGILKPDIIGPGVDILAAWPTSIDNSSAVVTFNTASGTSMSCPHLSGVAALLKSAHPEWSPAAVKSAMMTTAYGINTGGKPIPDSTNAPADVFATGSGHINPALAQNPGLIYDLTPEDYIPYLCGLNYSDVQVSIITDEFVKCKQIKPILEAELNYPSFALTIDPKSSAPQTYTRTVTNVGEANSVYTSVVFDPEGTKITVTPNKLTFTQLNQKLKYTITVTATANAATSNKDFSQGYLRWVSDHKHVVRSPISVTFSS, from the exons ATGGAGATTACTAAACGACAATGGAGAATGGTAGAATTTTTCTACCCAATTTTGCTATCATCagttttgattttgaattatggtACTATTATGGCTACAGCAGCAGGTGAAGGAAAAACAAGTGGTGGTGGTGGCGGGAAAAAGACTTACATTGTGTATGTGAAAAGACCAGATAATATGCAACCTCTTTCATCAGGACGCAACCCTTTAGATCCATATTATCAAACATTTTTACCTTCTACTATTTCTACAATGAGCACAGACGGCGGCGAAAGTAGTGGTGGCGCCGTTTTCCATGGCTTTGGCAGCGGTGGTGGAGTGGGGTCCGGGGGCACGGACCAGCGCATGGTTCACACGTACCACACTGTGGCCACCGGCTTCGCAGCCACTTTGACGGAGGAGGAAGCTAAGCAAGTGGCTTCTAAAGACGGTGTCATCTCAGCCGCACCGGAAAAAGTCTACTCTTTGCACACCACTAGGAGTCCTGACTTTTTGGGATTGCGCCAAGGGCTGGGATTGTGGGACACGGCTAAGTTGGGAGCGGGTATCACGATCGGTGTTCTTGACACCGGAATAAAGCCGGACCATCCTTCTTTCGGTGACGAAGGGATGCTTCCTCCGCCGCTAAAATGGAAAGGCAGGTGCCATTTTCCCGGTCGTCACGTCTGCAACAAGAAGTTGATCGGAGCTATGAATTTGGTGAGCGATGACTCAACAGGAAAGCGTTTAGCAGTGGCTCCTTCAGACGATGAAGGACACGGCACGCACACGGCGAGTACGGCTGCCGGAAACTTTGTTAAGGGAGCAAACGTGTTTGGAAACGCTAACGGAACGGCGGCAGGAATGGCTCCGCGTGCGCACGTGGCGGCTTATAAAGTGTGCGGAGTGGAGGGTTGTAAAGAGAGTGACATTTTGGCCGGGATAGAAGCCGCCATAAACGACGGCGTTGATGTTCTCTCAATGTCAATCGGTGGAGGAGATGTTGAACCTTTCCACGCTAACGCCGTAGCCATCGGTTCTTTCTCAGCTATCCGAAAGGGTGTTTTCGTCAGTGTCTCTGCTGGTAATTCCGGCCCCGATCATTACACATTGTCAAACGAAGCTCCTTGGCTTCTCACTGTCGGAGCCTCAACAATCGACCGGAAATTCAAAGCCTCGGTTAAAATCGGTAACGGAGAGTCGTTAGAAGGACAGTCATTAAATCAACCGAAGTCATTAAACTCGGCAGCTATGGTACCGTTAGTTTACGGGGGATCAAGTAAAGTTAACGGATCAAATTTCTGCGACAACAATACGCTAACGAGCGACGTCGTTTCAGGAAAAATCGTGGCTTGTGACAGAGGTGGGATCCTGGGGAGAGTAATGAAAGGAGTGGAAGTAAAAAGAGCAGGAGGTGTAGGAATGATTTTAATGAATAGAAAACAGGATGGGGCAGTTACTTCAGCTGATGCTCACGTGCTACCAGCAACTCACGTGAGTTATGCTGAAGGTCAAAAACTGATGGCTTATATAAAGTCAACAACTTCACCAACAGCTTCCATTTTGTTTGAGGGAACAGTGATTGGAGATAAAAATGCACCAGCCGTTGCTGCTTTCTCATCGAGAGGTCCCAGCAAAACTAGTGCTGGTATTCTGAAACCGGATATAATAGGCCCTGGTGTTGATATTTTGGCTGCTTGGCCAACCTCTATTGACAATTCAAGTGCAGTTGTTACGTTTAACACTGCTTCTGGTACTTCTATGTCTTGCCCTCATCTTAGTGGAGTTGCTGCTTTGCTTAAAAGTGCTCACCCCGAGTGGTCTCCGGCCGCCGTTAAGTCCGCCATGATGACAACTGCATACGGCATCAACACTGGGGGAAAACCCATCCCTGACTCAACC aaTGCTCCGGCCGACGTGTTTGCGACGGGATCAGGCCACATAAATCCGGCATTAGCACAAAATCCAGGTCTAATTTACGACCTGACACCAGAAGATTACATACCATATCTTTGTGGACTAAACTACTCAGATGTACAAGTCTCAATCATTACTGACGAATTCGTTAAGTGCAAACAAATCAAACCCATTTTAGAAGCAGAACTCAATTAcccttcttttgctctaactATCGACCCTAAATCGTCTGCTCCTCAGACCTACACAAGAACAGTCACCAATGTTGGTGAGGCTAACTCTGTCTACACCTCCGTCGTTTTCGACCCAGAAGGAACTAAAATAACTGTCACCCCTAATAAGCTTACATTCACACAATTGAATCAGAAGCTTAAGTATACAATCACGGTTACTGCAACTGCTAATGCTGCTACTTCTAACAAGGATTTCTCTCAGGGATATTTGAGATGGGTTTCTGATCATAAACACGTTGTTAGAAGCCCAATTTCTGTTACTTTTTCGTCGTGA